In a genomic window of Amycolatopsis japonica:
- a CDS encoding VOC family protein, whose translation MIRINITSVFVDDQAKALDFYTEKLGFIKKNDVPAGDARWLTVVSPANPDGVELLLEPDGHPAAKPFKKALADDGIPFTQFAVDDVYTEVERLKGLGVEFTQDAVDMGPVVTAVFDDTCGNLIQLATMK comes from the coding sequence GTGATCCGGATCAACATCACCAGCGTCTTCGTCGACGACCAGGCGAAGGCCCTCGACTTCTACACCGAAAAACTGGGGTTCATCAAGAAGAACGACGTACCCGCCGGGGACGCCCGCTGGCTCACCGTCGTCTCCCCGGCCAATCCCGACGGCGTCGAACTACTGCTGGAACCGGACGGGCACCCCGCGGCGAAGCCGTTCAAGAAGGCGCTGGCCGACGACGGCATCCCCTTCACCCAGTTCGCCGTCGACGACGTGTACACCGAGGTCGAGCGCCTCAAGGGGCTCGGCGTCGAGTTCACGCAGGACGCCGTGGACATGGGCCCCGTGGTCACCGCCGTCTTCGACGACACCTGCGGCAACCTGATCCAGCTCGCCACGATGAAGTAG
- a CDS encoding response regulator codes for MRVILAEDSTLLREGLVRLLIEEGHEVVASVGDGDALLSTTAAYRPDVIVTDVRMPPTHTDEGLRAALEIRKRWPEIGVLVLSQYVEKRYATELITGDSERVGYLLKDRVAQVGEFLDALERVAAGGAAFDPEVVRRLLARTTHTDPLAKLTVREREVLEKMAQGHTNPGIAESLFISLSAVEKHVNALFDKLELASTAGYSRRVLAILRYLGS; via the coding sequence GTGCGGGTGATCCTCGCGGAGGACTCGACCCTCCTGCGCGAAGGGCTGGTCCGGCTGCTGATCGAAGAGGGACACGAGGTCGTGGCGTCGGTCGGCGACGGCGACGCGCTCCTCTCGACGACGGCCGCCTACCGGCCGGATGTGATCGTCACCGATGTCCGGATGCCGCCGACCCACACCGACGAGGGCCTTCGCGCGGCGCTCGAGATCCGGAAACGCTGGCCGGAGATCGGGGTACTGGTGCTCTCGCAGTACGTCGAGAAGCGCTACGCCACCGAACTGATCACCGGTGACAGCGAACGCGTCGGTTATCTCCTGAAGGACAGGGTCGCCCAGGTGGGCGAATTTCTGGACGCGCTCGAACGGGTCGCCGCGGGCGGTGCCGCGTTCGATCCGGAGGTGGTGCGACGGCTGCTCGCGCGGACCACGCACACCGATCCGCTCGCGAAACTGACCGTCCGCGAACGTGAAGTGCTGGAGAAAATGGCGCAGGGGCACACGAATCCCGGAATCGCCGAATCGTTGTTCATCTCGCTGAGCGCTGTCGAGAAGCACGTGAACGCCCTCTTCGACAAGCTCGAACTGGCCAGCACCGCCGGCTACAGCCGTCGCGTCCTGGCCATCCTCCGCTACCTCGGGTCCTGA
- a CDS encoding outer membrane protein assembly factor BamB family protein has product MQQGTPDRRPWILLIVFTIAAAVAITTAAVVVGRTTIDGTPMAVGANGAAQAASKWRHGAADMPSYDEGVAAWTAGDLFVVLNDEHVSAYAQADGALRWRIKPPEGVFCGAGTAVVQNRVAVAYGGGCAVAALLDFGMGSFVWQQPFKTPQYDDKPAKSASLEIIEDTVVVTQSFGMAGLEVATGRTKWSKPTPPDTPEKGLHCRAKDAMPQGRAVALLVTCLNSYPEFDLAIVAVDVAGAVTKEKTLVKPIPTTTIVPAWVSTTPPVIFLDDADDESAYLMLDDTFTPTARVEAGNYETGLARPQMDFNGDDASGSLHSRMRALVTDGLLVTVTGVAPALPSSIVAFDLKNGEKKWETPAAEGDRFMAPVAVDNGEIIAEVAPPDDDEGPQQVVRVKPADGALTVVGTYQMDDDPKTKGISLIAFYEFFWAGGVMFAAKGDYNQYAGALVCRFG; this is encoded by the coding sequence GTGCAGCAGGGGACGCCGGACCGACGGCCTTGGATCCTTCTGATCGTTTTCACGATCGCCGCCGCCGTTGCGATCACGACCGCGGCGGTCGTCGTCGGCCGGACGACGATCGACGGCACGCCGATGGCGGTGGGCGCGAACGGCGCCGCCCAGGCGGCATCGAAATGGCGGCACGGCGCGGCGGACATGCCGTCGTACGACGAAGGCGTGGCGGCGTGGACCGCCGGCGATCTCTTCGTAGTCCTCAACGACGAACATGTCAGCGCCTACGCCCAGGCGGACGGCGCCCTCCGGTGGCGGATCAAGCCGCCGGAAGGGGTCTTTTGCGGTGCCGGCACCGCGGTCGTCCAGAACCGTGTCGCCGTGGCCTACGGCGGTGGCTGCGCGGTCGCGGCCCTGCTCGACTTCGGGATGGGCTCGTTCGTCTGGCAGCAACCGTTCAAGACGCCGCAGTACGACGACAAGCCGGCGAAAAGCGCTTCGTTGGAGATCATCGAAGACACCGTCGTGGTCACGCAGTCCTTCGGCATGGCCGGTCTCGAAGTGGCGACCGGACGGACGAAATGGTCGAAGCCGACGCCGCCCGATACACCGGAGAAGGGCTTGCACTGTCGCGCCAAGGACGCCATGCCCCAGGGGCGGGCTGTCGCGCTCCTGGTGACCTGCCTGAACAGTTACCCGGAGTTCGATCTCGCGATCGTCGCCGTCGATGTCGCAGGGGCCGTCACCAAGGAGAAGACCTTGGTGAAGCCGATTCCCACCACCACGATCGTCCCCGCGTGGGTCAGCACCACGCCGCCGGTCATCTTCCTGGACGATGCCGACGACGAGAGCGCCTACCTGATGCTGGACGACACGTTCACGCCGACGGCCAGGGTCGAAGCGGGAAACTACGAGACGGGGCTTGCCAGGCCGCAGATGGACTTCAACGGTGACGACGCGTCCGGCAGCCTGCACAGCAGGATGCGCGCTCTGGTGACGGACGGCCTGCTCGTGACCGTCACCGGAGTCGCGCCCGCGCTGCCGAGCAGCATCGTCGCCTTCGATCTGAAGAACGGTGAGAAGAAATGGGAGACGCCCGCGGCCGAGGGGGATCGCTTCATGGCCCCCGTCGCCGTCGACAACGGCGAGATCATCGCGGAGGTCGCGCCGCCGGACGACGACGAAGGCCCTCAGCAGGTCGTCCGGGTCAAGCCCGCCGATGGTGCCCTGACGGTCGTCGGGACCTATCAGATGGACGACGACCCCAAGACCAAAGGAATCTCGCTGATCGCGTTTTACGAGTTCTTCTGGGCCGGCGGTGTCATGTTCGCCGCCAAGGGGGACTACAACCAGTACGCAGGTGCCCTCGTCTGCCGCTTCGGCTGA
- a CDS encoding VOC family protein produces MNVLASTISLTVDDVTASSRFFTEHFGFTEQMAAEGFVSLGHETAKVSIVLLQAGIEVLPENLRQQRASGVIVAFTVENLEAEEKRLRDEGVEITLPLREEPWGERLFMVTDPNGVPVELVEWVQQ; encoded by the coding sequence ATGAACGTCCTTGCCTCCACCATCTCGTTGACCGTCGACGACGTCACCGCGTCCAGCCGTTTCTTCACCGAGCACTTCGGCTTCACCGAGCAGATGGCCGCGGAGGGTTTCGTCTCCCTCGGGCACGAAACCGCGAAGGTGAGCATCGTCCTGCTTCAGGCGGGGATCGAGGTCTTGCCGGAGAACCTGCGGCAGCAGCGCGCGTCCGGCGTGATCGTGGCCTTCACGGTCGAGAACCTCGAGGCCGAGGAGAAGCGCCTGCGCGACGAAGGTGTCGAGATCACGTTGCCGCTGCGGGAAGAACCGTGGGGAGAGCGTCTCTTCATGGTCACCGACCCGAACGGCGTGCCCGTGGAGCTCGTGGAGTGGGTGCAGCAGTAG
- the lon gene encoding endopeptidase La, whose protein sequence is MTDNRLLPVLPLDDDVVLPGMIVPLDLADTETRAAVESAQANTPAQASFPGIRSSAATKAEVLIVPRVHGEYAELGTIATVERIGRVPGGKTAVLLRGTRRAVVGRIADGPGAARWVHAEVATETTDDNSAKLASEYKSVVLAILQQRGGWQMIDAVQEVEDPSALADLAGNSSYLNTEQKLELLTALDVSARLEKALEWSREQLAELEVTDTIRKDVQEGMEKQQKEFLLRRQLEAIRKELGELDGTANDDDYRARVEAAELPDAVKKAALSEVDKLERTSDQSPEGGWIRTWLDTVLELPWNERTTDVHDIAAARDILDADHAGLDDVKERIIEYLAVRKRRAESGLGPVGGRRSGAVLALAGPPGVGKTSLGESVAKAMGRKFVRVALGGIRDEAEIRGHRRTYVGALPGRIVRAIKEAGSMNPVVLLDEIDKVGADYRGDPTAALLEVLDPEQNHTFRDHYLEVELDLSDVVFLATANALETIPGPLLDRMELVTLDGYTEHEKVTIARDHLLPRELERAGLGKDDVTLTDGAFSRIAAEYTREAGVRNANRTIAKVLRKVATKVALDEVALPLTIDAEGLETYLGRPRHLPESSLPASTQRTSTPGVATGLAVTGAGGDVLYIEASLADPESGSTGLQLTGQLGEVMKESVQIALSYLRSHGAELELPVGDLKDRGIHVHVPAGAVPKDGPSAGITMTTALASLLSGRVVKSDVAMTGEVSLTGRVLPIGGVKQKLLAAHRAGMKTVIIPQRNEPDLDDVPAEVLAQLDVHAVANVRDVLDIALAPATAPVAHAA, encoded by the coding sequence ATGACCGACAACCGCCTCCTGCCCGTCCTCCCGCTCGATGACGACGTCGTGCTGCCGGGCATGATCGTCCCGCTCGACCTCGCCGACACGGAGACGCGCGCCGCGGTGGAGTCCGCCCAGGCCAATACGCCTGCCCAGGCTTCCTTCCCGGGGATCCGGTCCAGCGCCGCCACCAAGGCCGAGGTGCTGATCGTCCCCCGCGTCCACGGCGAATACGCCGAACTCGGCACCATCGCGACCGTCGAACGCATCGGGCGCGTGCCCGGCGGCAAGACCGCGGTGCTGTTGCGCGGTACCCGCCGCGCCGTCGTCGGCCGCATCGCCGACGGTCCCGGCGCCGCTCGCTGGGTCCACGCCGAGGTCGCCACCGAGACCACCGACGACAACTCCGCGAAGCTCGCGTCCGAGTACAAGAGCGTCGTCCTCGCGATCCTCCAGCAGCGTGGCGGCTGGCAGATGATCGACGCCGTCCAGGAGGTCGAAGACCCGTCCGCGCTCGCCGACCTCGCGGGCAACTCGTCGTACCTGAACACCGAGCAGAAGCTCGAACTGCTCACCGCGCTCGACGTTTCGGCACGGCTGGAAAAGGCCCTCGAGTGGAGCCGCGAGCAGCTGGCCGAACTCGAGGTCACCGACACCATCCGCAAGGACGTCCAGGAGGGCATGGAGAAGCAGCAGAAGGAGTTCCTGCTGCGCCGCCAGCTCGAAGCGATCCGCAAGGAGCTGGGCGAGCTCGACGGAACGGCCAACGACGACGACTACCGCGCCCGCGTCGAGGCCGCCGAGCTGCCGGACGCGGTCAAGAAGGCCGCACTGTCCGAAGTGGACAAACTGGAGCGCACCTCCGACCAGTCCCCCGAGGGCGGCTGGATCCGCACCTGGCTGGACACGGTCCTCGAACTGCCGTGGAACGAGCGCACCACCGACGTCCACGACATCGCCGCCGCGCGCGACATCCTCGACGCCGACCACGCCGGCCTCGACGATGTGAAGGAACGCATCATCGAGTACCTGGCCGTGCGCAAGCGTCGTGCGGAGTCGGGGCTCGGCCCGGTCGGCGGACGGCGTTCGGGCGCGGTGCTCGCGCTCGCCGGTCCTCCGGGGGTCGGCAAGACGTCGCTCGGCGAGTCCGTGGCGAAGGCGATGGGCCGCAAGTTCGTCCGCGTCGCGCTCGGCGGCATCCGTGACGAGGCGGAGATCCGCGGTCACCGCCGCACGTACGTCGGCGCGCTGCCCGGCCGGATCGTCCGCGCCATCAAGGAAGCGGGTTCGATGAACCCGGTCGTGCTGCTCGACGAGATCGACAAGGTCGGCGCCGACTACCGCGGCGATCCGACGGCGGCGTTGCTGGAGGTGCTGGATCCGGAGCAGAACCACACGTTCCGCGACCACTACCTCGAGGTCGAGCTGGACCTGTCCGACGTCGTGTTCCTCGCGACGGCGAACGCGCTCGAGACCATTCCCGGCCCGCTGCTGGACCGGATGGAGCTGGTCACCCTCGACGGCTACACCGAGCACGAGAAGGTCACCATCGCCCGCGATCACTTGCTCCCCCGCGAGCTGGAGCGCGCCGGTCTCGGCAAGGACGACGTCACGCTGACCGACGGCGCGTTCAGCCGCATCGCCGCCGAGTACACGCGGGAGGCCGGGGTGCGCAACGCGAACCGGACCATCGCGAAGGTACTGCGCAAGGTGGCGACCAAGGTCGCGCTGGACGAGGTCGCGCTGCCGCTGACGATCGACGCCGAGGGGCTGGAGACCTACCTCGGCCGTCCGCGGCACCTGCCGGAGTCCTCGCTGCCCGCATCGACCCAGCGCACGTCGACCCCGGGGGTGGCCACCGGGCTGGCGGTGACCGGCGCCGGCGGTGACGTCCTCTACATCGAGGCGTCGCTGGCGGATCCGGAGTCCGGCTCCACCGGGCTTCAGCTGACCGGCCAGCTGGGCGAGGTGATGAAGGAATCGGTGCAGATCGCGTTGTCGTACCTGCGTTCGCACGGCGCTGAGCTGGAACTCCCGGTCGGCGACCTGAAGGACCGCGGCATCCACGTGCACGTCCCCGCGGGCGCGGTGCCCAAGGACGGGCCGAGCGCCGGCATCACGATGACGACCGCGCTGGCGTCCCTGCTTTCGGGCCGGGTCGTGAAGTCGGACGTCGCGATGACCGGTGAGGTGTCGCTGACCGGGCGCGTGCTGCCGATCGGCGGGGTCAAGCAGAAGCTGCTGGCCGCGCACCGGGCCGGGATGAAGACGGTGATCATCCCGCAGCGCAACGAGCCCGATCTGGACGACGTCCCGGCCGAAGTGCTGGCCCAGCTGGACGTCCACGCCGTGGCGAACGTCCGCGACGTGCTGGACATCGCGCTGGCCCCGGCGACGGCTCCGGTCGCCCATGCGGCGTAA
- a CDS encoding sensor histidine kinase, protein MRRFLRRALRGTLGLAIGAMTAVAECFYVLFGGLALTVPALRQPVLAGARVLSEVERRRLEKYFGEENATNYTDRRAMAYLVPRCVIGLLCAAIFVLILLGAGSGVIIAAQLFEGQSPGGGAPADWYDPVTTVLFGGLLVFLALQGLIGAATLDARLAKRFFGPSRSEQLRRRLSELTTSRAEVVEAVNGERRRIERDLHDGVQQRLVALGMLLGRARRATDPEHASDLLRQAHEESQRALVDLREVSWRVYPIALDSDGLHPALEALAERSGIPVHLRVDLPQRPPAAIETVVYFVASEAVTNTIKHAAATRIDIDVERDGGRVRVRITDDGTGGARESGGGLSGLAMRVAAADGRFTVDSPLGGPTVVTAVLPCG, encoded by the coding sequence ATGCGCCGCTTCCTGCGCAGAGCACTCCGCGGCACACTCGGTCTGGCGATCGGCGCCATGACCGCGGTCGCGGAGTGCTTCTATGTGCTCTTCGGCGGCCTCGCGCTCACGGTTCCCGCGCTACGGCAGCCTGTCCTGGCCGGTGCGCGTGTGCTGTCCGAAGTGGAACGGCGACGGCTGGAGAAGTACTTCGGCGAAGAGAACGCCACGAACTACACAGATCGCCGTGCGATGGCCTACCTCGTCCCGCGGTGCGTCATCGGACTGCTCTGCGCCGCGATCTTCGTCCTGATCCTGCTGGGCGCCGGATCCGGGGTGATCATCGCCGCTCAGCTCTTCGAGGGTCAGTCACCCGGAGGAGGAGCACCGGCCGACTGGTACGACCCGGTCACCACAGTCCTCTTCGGCGGGTTGCTCGTTTTCCTTGCCTTGCAAGGACTTATCGGAGCCGCGACGCTGGACGCCAGGCTGGCGAAGCGCTTTTTCGGCCCCAGCAGAAGCGAACAGTTGCGCCGGCGGCTCTCCGAACTCACGACCAGCCGGGCGGAAGTGGTCGAGGCGGTCAACGGTGAGCGCCGCCGGATCGAACGGGACCTGCACGACGGCGTCCAGCAGCGGCTCGTCGCGCTCGGGATGCTGCTCGGCCGGGCCCGTCGCGCGACCGACCCGGAACACGCGTCGGATCTGCTCCGGCAAGCGCACGAGGAATCCCAGCGCGCCCTGGTGGACCTGCGAGAGGTCTCGTGGCGGGTGTATCCGATCGCGCTGGATTCGGACGGACTGCATCCCGCGCTGGAGGCGCTGGCGGAACGCTCGGGCATCCCGGTCCACCTGCGGGTCGACCTGCCGCAACGGCCACCGGCGGCCATCGAGACCGTCGTCTACTTCGTCGCTTCCGAGGCGGTCACCAATACGATCAAGCACGCCGCGGCGACGCGGATCGACATCGACGTGGAGCGGGACGGGGGCAGGGTGCGGGTACGGATCACCGATGACGGCACGGGCGGAGCAAGGGAGTCGGGCGGCGGGCTTTCCGGCCTCGCGATGCGCGTCGCGGCGGCGGACGGACGGTTCACAGTGGACAGTCCGCTCGGCGGCCCGACCGTGGTGACCGCGGTGCTGCCGTGCGGGTGA
- a CDS encoding ArsR/SmtB family transcription factor, whose amino-acid sequence MDGDLFKAIGDATRRTILDELTEKDGQTLFEICGRLTMKHGSTSSRQAISQHLAMLEQAGLVRTRRQGRYKFHHIDTSPLRSIVERWPIDREEPNP is encoded by the coding sequence GTGGACGGCGACCTGTTCAAGGCGATCGGCGACGCGACACGACGCACCATCCTGGACGAGCTGACCGAAAAGGACGGTCAGACCCTGTTCGAGATCTGCGGCAGGCTGACCATGAAGCATGGCTCGACCTCGTCACGGCAGGCCATCTCGCAGCATCTCGCGATGCTCGAACAGGCGGGCCTGGTGCGCACCCGGCGACAGGGCCGCTACAAGTTCCACCACATCGACACGAGCCCACTGCGGTCGATCGTCGAGCGGTGGCCCATCGACCGAGAGGAACCGAACCCGTGA
- a CDS encoding alkaline phosphatase PhoX, with the protein MKRRNFLRAAVVGAGVTAFGNRLSGAALAAPAQNGPSPYGALQAADANGIQLPAGFTSRVIARSGQKVASTGYTWHSAPDGGAVFADGSGWIYVSNSEITPGGGASAVKFDASGNITGAHRILANTRQNCAGGKTPWNTWLSCEETDLGFVYECQPNGPATAAVQRPAMGKFKHEAAAADPVRKVVYLTEDTSDGCFYRFVPTTWGDLSAGTLQVLKAGTATSGSFTWANVPDPDGSPTATRNQVSGAKRFNGGEGLHYANDTAWFTTKGDNRVWQLNLTNSTYELAYDDSLVSPGSAPLTGVDNVTGTSSGDLYVAEDGGNMEICIITPNDIVAPFLRINGQSSSEICGPAFTPAGNRLYFSSQRGTSGSSSGGITYEVTGPFRS; encoded by the coding sequence GTGAAGCGACGGAATTTCCTGCGCGCGGCCGTGGTCGGCGCCGGTGTCACGGCGTTCGGCAACAGGCTCTCGGGAGCGGCTCTCGCCGCGCCCGCCCAGAACGGCCCCAGCCCGTACGGCGCGCTCCAGGCCGCCGACGCGAACGGGATCCAACTGCCGGCGGGATTCACCAGCCGTGTCATCGCCAGGTCCGGCCAGAAGGTCGCGAGCACCGGGTACACCTGGCACAGTGCCCCGGACGGCGGCGCGGTGTTCGCCGACGGCAGCGGCTGGATCTACGTGTCTAACTCGGAGATCACCCCCGGCGGGGGCGCGAGCGCGGTCAAGTTCGACGCGAGCGGGAACATCACCGGCGCCCACCGCATCCTTGCGAACACGCGCCAGAACTGTGCGGGCGGCAAGACTCCTTGGAACACCTGGCTTTCCTGCGAGGAGACCGACCTCGGGTTCGTCTACGAATGCCAGCCGAACGGCCCGGCCACGGCCGCCGTCCAGCGGCCCGCGATGGGGAAGTTCAAGCACGAGGCCGCGGCGGCCGACCCGGTGCGCAAGGTCGTCTACCTGACCGAAGACACCTCCGACGGCTGCTTCTACCGCTTCGTCCCGACGACCTGGGGCGACCTCTCCGCCGGGACGTTGCAGGTGCTCAAGGCGGGCACGGCGACTTCCGGCAGCTTCACCTGGGCGAACGTGCCCGACCCCGACGGCTCCCCCACCGCCACCCGCAACCAGGTGTCCGGTGCGAAGCGGTTCAACGGCGGCGAAGGACTGCACTACGCCAACGACACCGCGTGGTTCACCACCAAGGGCGACAACCGCGTCTGGCAGCTCAACCTGACGAACAGCACCTACGAGCTGGCCTACGACGACTCGCTGGTCAGCCCCGGCTCGGCCCCGCTGACGGGTGTCGACAACGTCACCGGGACCTCGTCGGGTGACCTGTACGTCGCCGAAGACGGCGGCAACATGGAGATCTGCATCATCACGCCGAACGACATCGTGGCCCCCTTCCTGCGGATCAACGGCCAGAGCTCGTCGGAGATCTGCGGCCCCGCGTTCACTCCGGCGGGAAACCGGCTGTACTTCTCCTCGCAACGCGGTACCTCCGGTTCGTCCTCGGGCGGGATCACCTACGAGGTGACCGGCCCCTTCCGTTCCTGA
- a CDS encoding DedA family protein has product MNLLLAQTASEPMGGLAGWAVSLMDALGGPGAAIIVGLDNLFPPIPSELVLPLAGFSASQGTFTLMEALVWTTFGSVAGAIIVYYLGLLLGRDRTRRWMAKIPLVKASDFDKTEAWFKKHGTKAVFFGRMVPIFRSLISLPAGIERMPFWRFLTLTTLGSLIWNTVFVLAGYALGESWHLVEEYAGFFQYFVIAAVAIALTLFVVNRLREKNRTNA; this is encoded by the coding sequence ATGAACCTCCTCCTCGCCCAAACCGCCAGTGAACCGATGGGAGGACTCGCCGGCTGGGCGGTGTCACTGATGGACGCGCTGGGCGGTCCTGGAGCCGCGATCATCGTCGGCCTGGACAACCTCTTCCCGCCGATCCCCAGCGAACTGGTGCTCCCGCTGGCCGGGTTCTCGGCCAGTCAGGGCACGTTCACGCTGATGGAGGCACTGGTGTGGACGACGTTCGGCTCGGTCGCGGGCGCGATCATCGTGTACTACCTCGGCCTGCTGCTGGGCCGCGACCGAACACGGCGCTGGATGGCGAAGATCCCGCTGGTCAAGGCGTCCGACTTCGACAAGACCGAAGCCTGGTTCAAGAAACACGGCACCAAGGCGGTGTTCTTCGGCAGGATGGTGCCGATCTTCCGCAGCCTCATCTCCCTGCCCGCCGGAATCGAACGCATGCCGTTCTGGCGGTTCCTGACCCTGACCACGCTGGGCAGCCTGATCTGGAACACGGTGTTCGTCCTGGCGGGCTACGCCCTCGGGGAGAGCTGGCATCTTGTCGAGGAATACGCCGGGTTCTTCCAGTACTTCGTGATCGCCGCCGTCGCGATCGCCCTGACCCTCTTCGTGGTGAACCGGTTGCGGGAGAAGAACCGCACCAACGCCTGA
- a CDS encoding helix-turn-helix domain-containing protein codes for MARLRELRDRSGLSIRALAAATGWSRSTLADLLARNTLPGNENQMRVLLHALLRTVPDERGVDEYLTDWRHLIGRRHHRNGGCAPLDRILVALEIAAQRGGSEAPGLRKAKEIVLHEGSLRKFPPRGEYAANSPGCPVPPVLSDPLHPAPPHQRMSRRHE; via the coding sequence ATGGCGCGGCTGCGCGAACTCCGTGACCGAAGCGGCCTCAGCATCCGCGCGCTGGCCGCCGCGACCGGTTGGTCCCGCAGCACCTTGGCCGATCTGTTGGCGCGGAACACCTTGCCCGGCAACGAAAACCAGATGCGAGTCCTGTTGCACGCCCTGCTCCGGACGGTCCCCGACGAGCGCGGGGTCGACGAGTATCTCACCGACTGGCGTCACCTGATCGGACGTCGCCACCACCGCAATGGCGGATGCGCACCGCTCGACCGGATACTCGTCGCCCTGGAAATCGCGGCACAGCGCGGCGGCTCCGAAGCGCCGGGCCTACGCAAAGCGAAAGAAATAGTGCTGCACGAAGGTTCCCTACGAAAGTTCCCTCCTCGCGGTGAATACGCCGCGAATTCACCTGGATGTCCCGTTCCGCCCGTACTCTCCGACCCGCTCCATCCCGCACCACCACATCAGCGGATGTCTCGGAGGCACGAGTGA